In the genome of Nyctibius grandis isolate bNycGra1 unplaced genomic scaffold, bNycGra1.pri S41, whole genome shotgun sequence, one region contains:
- the LOC137677221 gene encoding guanylate-binding protein 1-like — protein sequence MASEILMPVPVCLIENSQRKGLVVQQEALQVLSKVTQPVVVVAIAGLYRTGKSYLMNRLARQRKGFSLGSSMQSHTKGLWMWCVPHPCKPGHTLVLLDTEGLGDVEKCDINNDTWIFVLTVLLSSTLIYNSKGTIDQQAMDQLHYVMKLSEHIKLKAAPEKSEDELKDSEKFVLFFPTFIWAVRDFTLRLELNGKEISEDEYLENALKLKAGSSPEIEHYNQPRTCIRQFFPGRKCFVFDQPARKKDLDHLEELQDDEIDPEFLQQVEKFCSYIWETSPPKTVRGGHFVTGNMLGKLAETYVKAIESGAVPCLESAVVALAEAENTAAVKAAVTLYEDLMKQQVKLPMETLQELLELHTKCEQEALKLFMARAFEDNICCFQADLLRQVQQVKEKFCTDNEQASRVKCEAALKDLSQDMERRIRDGAYSVPGGYELFKGDEQALVGKYRELPGKGVKADAVLQEFLQRKQAVAKVILKADISLTEKDKELKSEQDRNERAEQEREVQRKKEAEDKQKLQDQLRSCEEHKLQLRKKLEESCAKQLEELQKMMSHKSKEESALLREGLCDKATHMQLMNSRLEQEYYTTKNNIMSWIEIMAKTLLDLAEVIFRHWRSGSGGSLPRSL from the exons ATGGCATCCGAAATCCTCATGCCAGTGCCTGTCTGCCTCATTGAGAACAgccagaggaaggggctggtggTCCAGCAGGAAGCCCTGCAGGTGCTGTCCAAGGTCACCCAgcctgtggtggtggtggccatcGCAGGGCTGTACCGCACTGGCAAGTCGTACCTCATGAACAGGCTGGCTCGTCAGAGGAAAG GTTTCTCCCTGGGCTCCAGCATGCAGTCCCACACCAAAGGTCTCTGGATGTGGTGTGTACCTCACCCCTGCAAGCCTGGACACactctggtgctgctggacaCTGAAGGGCTGGGTGATGTGGAGAAG TGCGACATCAACAACGACACATGGATCTTTGTGCTAACCGTACTGCTCTCCAGCACCCTGATCTACAACAGCAAAGGCACCATTGACCAGCAAGCCATGGACCAGCTGCA CTATGTGATGAAGCTGTCTGAGCATATCAAGTTGAAAGCAGCACCTGAGAAGAGTGAAGATGAACTGAAGGATTCAGAAAAATTTGTCCTCTTCTTCCCGACTTTTATCTGGGCTGTCCGGGATTTCACACTGCGGCTGGAGTTGAATGGGAAGGAAATCTCCGAGGACGAATACTTGGAGAACGCACTGAAGTTAAAGGCTG GTAGCAGCCCGGAGATTGAACACTACAACCAGCCCCGGACATGCATCCGCCAGTTCTTTCCAGGTCGcaagtgctttgtttttgaCCAACCAGCAAGAAAGAAGGACCTGGACCACTTGGAGGAGCTTCAGGATGATGAGATCGATCCTGaattcctgcagcaggtggagaAATTCTGCAGCTACATCTGGGAAACGTCTCCACCTAAGACCGTCCGTGGCGGGCACTTCGTAACAGGGAACA tgctggggaaacTGGCAGAGACCTACGTGAAGGCCATCGAGAGCGGGGCAGTGCCGTGCCTGGAGAGTGCGGTGGTCGCCCTGGCAGAGGCGGagaacacagcagcagtgaaagcagCTGTGACGCTCTATGAAGATCTGATGAAGCAACAGGTGAAGCTGCCCATGGAGACtcttcaggagctgctggagctgcacacCAAGTGCGAGCAGGAGGCACTGAAGCTCTTCATGGCACGGGCATTTGAGGATAACATCTGCTGTTTCCAGGCAGATCTCCTA CGCCAGGTACAGCAGGTCAAGGAGAAGTTCTGCACGGACAACGAGCAGGCGTCTCGTGTCAAGTGCGAGGCTGCTCTCAAGGACCTCTCCCAGGACATGGAGAGACGAATCAGAGATGGTGCCTACAGTGTGCCAGGGGGTTACGAGCTGTTCAAAGGAGACGAGCAGGCACTGGTGGGGAAATATCGGGAACTTCCTGGCAAGGGAGTGAAG GCTGATGCTGTCCTGCAGGAGttcctccaaagaaaacaggCTGTGGCCAAAGTCATCCTCAAAGCAGATATCTCCCTGACAGAGAAGGACAAGGAGCTGAAAA GTGAGCAAGACCGGAATGAGAGAGctgagcaggagagggaggtccagaggaagaaggaggcagaagacaagcagaagctgcaggacCAGTTACGCAGCTGCGAAGAGCACAAACTTCAGCTGAGaaagaagctggaggagagctgtgcgaagcagctggaggagctccAGAAGATGATGAGCCATAAATCAAAG gaggaGAGTGCATTGCTCAGAGAGGGCCTCTGTGACAAAGCCACCCACATGCAACTGATGAACAGTAGACTGGAGCAGGAATATTACACCACCAAGAACAACATCATGTCCTGGATCGAAATAATGGCAAAGACACTGTTAGACTTGGCAGAAGTCATATTTCGCCATTGGAGATCCGGTAGTGGGGGATCTCTCCCACGTTCTTTATAA